The Gemella haemolysans genome includes a region encoding these proteins:
- a CDS encoding lysylphosphatidylglycerol synthase domain-containing protein translates to MKNITERRSFNYLKNLVQISLGLLIFYLIFSYFKKEIVSLDFKKIHHLTLTIGEVKFLVVLLFGLFGISILCLYDYFVLKAINLTKNMSSFRIFKISFMTNTLNMVLGFGGFIGAGLRYYMYKPYTKNGKTLVTAIGMILISMLSGISLLSIFVVLNVFPGQALYADNKIFYYSLILMSLFLPLYLFFNLRKPRIRTDRYLSVKLTVISFLEWVFAALIILMILYFYTGDLVADKELQIMGVIIVASIVGLLTMIPGGLGTFDTLVLIGLKNLGINPEIIGATIVIYRLSYYVVPFSIGCLMFLSEGIRIIKNKFTRGEKL, encoded by the coding sequence ATGAAAAATATTACTGAAAGAAGATCCTTTAATTATTTGAAGAATTTAGTTCAGATAAGTTTGGGATTATTGATATTTTATTTAATTTTTTCCTATTTTAAAAAAGAGATAGTTAGTTTAGATTTTAAAAAAATACATCATCTTACCTTAACTATAGGAGAGGTGAAATTTTTAGTAGTTTTATTATTCGGTTTATTCGGTATAAGTATTTTGTGTCTTTATGATTATTTTGTCCTTAAAGCCATTAATTTAACGAAAAATATGTCTTCATTCCGTATTTTTAAAATCAGCTTTATGACTAACACACTGAATATGGTTCTGGGTTTTGGTGGCTTTATTGGTGCTGGACTTAGATATTATATGTATAAACCTTATACAAAAAACGGAAAAACATTAGTTACTGCAATAGGAATGATTTTAATTTCTATGCTTTCAGGTATTAGTTTGTTATCAATTTTTGTGGTTCTTAATGTATTTCCAGGTCAGGCGTTATATGCTGATAATAAAATTTTTTATTATTCTTTAATTCTGATGTCATTATTTTTACCTTTGTATCTATTCTTTAATTTAAGAAAACCGAGAATTAGAACGGATAGATACTTAAGTGTTAAATTAACAGTGATTTCTTTTTTAGAATGGGTTTTTGCGGCTCTTATCATACTAATGATTTTATATTTTTATACAGGTGATTTAGTTGCTGATAAGGAATTGCAAATAATGGGAGTTATAATAGTAGCTTCAATAGTGGGCTTATTAACTATGATTCCTGGAGGATTAGGTACTTTTGATACATTAGTCCTAATTGGTCTTAAAAACTTAGGAATTAATCCAGAAATAATAGGAGCAACTATTGTAATATACAGATTATCATATTATGTTGTTCCATTTTCTATAGGATGTCTAATGTTTTTAAGTGAAGGAATAAGAATTATAAAAAATAAATTTACGAGAGGAGAAAAGTTATGA
- a CDS encoding glycerol-3-phosphate acyltransferase: MISIVIYAILAYLIGNIMGGKLLEKIYKEEFTNKGSGNAGARNAGRILGPRSFLFVLAVDFFKGFFVVILLKILAVDSKIIYICIVLVLLGHIKPIVFKFKGGKGVATFFGCLAALSINLFLIMILCTLVIAIIVKSLTIGFYSSLPFVTYINYVENPSFLILGIFILTVVLIGVVAVEDIENSFDKYFSVRKIKKSVR; this comes from the coding sequence ATGATTTCAATAGTAATTTACGCGATTTTAGCCTACCTTATTGGGAATATAATGGGTGGGAAATTATTAGAAAAAATATATAAAGAAGAATTTACTAATAAAGGATCAGGTAATGCTGGTGCTAGAAATGCAGGACGAATTTTAGGTCCTAGATCGTTTTTATTTGTATTAGCTGTAGATTTCTTCAAAGGATTTTTCGTAGTTATCCTTTTAAAGATTTTAGCTGTTGATTCTAAAATAATATATATATGCATAGTTTTAGTATTATTAGGGCATATAAAACCTATTGTCTTTAAGTTTAAAGGTGGGAAAGGTGTTGCTACATTTTTTGGCTGTCTAGCAGCTTTATCAATTAATTTATTCTTAATTATGATACTTTGTACATTAGTTATTGCAATTATCGTAAAAAGTTTAACGATTGGATTCTATTCAAGTCTTCCATTCGTAACGTATATTAACTATGTTGAAAACCCATCATTTTTAATTTTAGGAATATTTATTTTAACCGTTGTATTAATAGGTGTAGTAGCGGTTGAAGACATAGAAAATTCATTTGATAAATATTTTAGTGTAAGAAAAATTAAGAAATCAGTTCGATAG
- a CDS encoding dihydrolipoamide acetyltransferase — protein MAVEVIMPKAGSEMEEGEIVQWFKDEGDHVEAGEVLLEIVTDKVNMEVEADASGTLLKILAQAGDVVPVVQTIAWIGEPGEAIPGATLTGEVAPAETVVEKKVDHTPVKEVEVIDYSGLRATPAARAYAREKGIDLSKVKGTGAKGRIHKDDVLDYKLNSKVKISPLAARIAQIEGINTESIAGTGPNGKIMKADVLAVLNGTPKAEPTKKEEIAQPGKKSVKAPNENQWGIVETVPMSPMRKVISKRMSESYFSAPTFVVNVEVDMTELLALRKKVVDAIIEETGKKATVTDFISLAVIKSLMKHPYVNASLSSDEKEMYLHHYVNLSIAVGMDSGLVVPVIKGADKMSLKELVVASKEITTKALAGKLKPDEMADSTFTISNLGMYGVKSFVPIINQPNTAILGVSATVQKPVVLNGEVTVRPIMTLTLTADHRVVDGLEGAKFMKTLKEAIENPLSLLI, from the coding sequence ATGGCAGTAGAGGTTATTATGCCAAAAGCCGGTAGTGAAATGGAAGAGGGCGAAATCGTACAATGGTTCAAAGATGAAGGTGACCATGTCGAAGCAGGTGAAGTCCTATTAGAAATCGTAACAGATAAAGTAAATATGGAAGTTGAAGCTGATGCCAGCGGAACATTATTAAAAATATTAGCACAAGCGGGAGATGTTGTACCAGTAGTTCAAACAATCGCATGGATTGGTGAACCAGGTGAAGCAATTCCTGGGGCAACTTTAACAGGAGAAGTAGCTCCAGCAGAAACTGTTGTTGAGAAAAAAGTTGATCACACACCAGTTAAAGAAGTAGAAGTAATTGATTATTCAGGTCTTCGTGCTACACCAGCAGCTAGAGCGTATGCTCGTGAAAAAGGAATTGACCTATCTAAAGTTAAAGGTACTGGGGCAAAAGGTCGTATCCACAAAGATGATGTTTTAGATTACAAACTAAACTCTAAAGTTAAAATTTCTCCACTTGCAGCACGTATTGCTCAAATTGAAGGAATCAATACTGAAAGTATCGCTGGAACAGGACCAAATGGTAAAATTATGAAAGCTGACGTTCTTGCAGTACTTAACGGTACACCTAAAGCAGAACCAACTAAAAAAGAAGAAATTGCTCAACCAGGTAAAAAATCTGTTAAAGCGCCAAATGAAAATCAATGGGGAATCGTTGAAACTGTACCAATGTCACCAATGCGTAAAGTTATTTCTAAACGTATGAGTGAATCTTACTTCAGTGCACCAACATTTGTAGTTAATGTAGAAGTTGATATGACTGAATTATTAGCATTACGTAAAAAAGTTGTTGATGCAATCATCGAAGAAACTGGTAAAAAAGCAACAGTTACAGACTTTATTTCATTAGCGGTAATTAAATCATTAATGAAACACCCATATGTAAATGCTTCATTATCAAGTGATGAAAAAGAAATGTATTTACACCACTATGTAAACTTATCAATCGCTGTTGGTATGGATAGTGGATTAGTAGTACCAGTAATTAAAGGTGCAGATAAGATGAGTCTTAAAGAGCTTGTAGTAGCATCTAAAGAAATTACAACTAAAGCTCTTGCTGGTAAATTAAAACCAGATGAAATGGCAGACTCAACATTTACAATCAGTAACTTAGGTATGTATGGAGTTAAAAGCTTCGTGCCAATCATCAACCAACCTAATACAGCTATTTTAGGTGTAAGTGCTACTGTTCAAAAACCTGTAGTATTAAATGGTGAAGTTACTGTAAGACCAATCATGACATTAACATTAACAGCGGACCACCGTGTTGTTGACGGATTAGAAGGAGCTAAATTCATGAAGACTCTGAAAGAAGCTATCGAAAATCCACTATCATTACTAATTTAA
- the udk gene encoding uridine kinase, which produces MTTKRPKIIGIVGGSGSGKTTVTKRIIDELTQDKVALIEQDYYYKDQSHMTMDERVKTNYDHPSAFDNELLYNHLLELIEGKAVELPVYDYVNHTRSKEQKHQEPKDVIIIEGMFGLYSEKLRELMDIKIFVDTPSDLRILRRLLRDINERGRTVESVINQYLVSVRPMHEKYIKPTKQYADIIVPDGGYNDIAIDILITKIKSLLAK; this is translated from the coding sequence ATGACTACAAAACGACCAAAAATTATTGGTATTGTTGGGGGGAGCGGTAGTGGTAAAACAACCGTTACTAAAAGAATTATAGACGAGCTTACTCAAGATAAAGTTGCTTTAATTGAGCAAGATTATTATTATAAAGATCAAAGCCATATGACTATGGATGAAAGAGTTAAAACAAATTATGATCATCCTAGTGCATTTGACAATGAATTACTTTATAATCATTTATTAGAATTAATTGAAGGGAAAGCTGTTGAACTTCCGGTTTATGATTATGTAAATCACACTCGTAGTAAAGAACAAAAACACCAAGAACCTAAAGATGTAATTATAATTGAAGGTATGTTTGGATTGTATTCAGAAAAACTACGTGAGTTAATGGATATTAAAATTTTCGTTGACACGCCAAGTGATCTGCGTATTCTAAGACGATTATTACGCGATATTAATGAACGTGGAAGAACTGTAGAATCAGTAATTAATCAATATTTAGTGTCTGTAAGACCGATGCATGAAAAATATATTAAACCAACTAAACAATATGCAGATATTATTGTTCCTGATGGTGGATATAACGATATAGCTATCGACATTTTAATAACAAAAATTAAATCGCTACTAGCAAAATAA
- the mtnN gene encoding 5'-methylthioadenosine/S-adenosylhomocysteine nucleosidase: MIALIGAMPEEVAIIKEKIENLQEKKIAHVTFYEGKYEGRDIVLMLSLPGKVNAAIATTLLLDHYKPEYVINIGTCGALQGDMEIGDMIVATEVRHFDVDATEFGYEIGQVPQMPAVYKSDEELQKLASEIRLPDHNIHFGLVGTSDSFISNKELKKGILKNFPNMQVVEMEAAAIAQTCYQFGTKFIVCRSVSDKAEEGTRVTFDEFLQIAAVNSSILTTELIKKL; the protein is encoded by the coding sequence ATGATAGCATTAATCGGTGCAATGCCAGAAGAAGTGGCTATAATAAAAGAAAAAATAGAAAATTTACAAGAGAAAAAAATAGCACATGTAACATTTTATGAAGGTAAATATGAAGGACGAGATATTGTTCTTATGTTAAGTTTACCTGGGAAGGTGAATGCTGCTATTGCTACAACTCTATTATTAGATCACTATAAACCAGAGTATGTGATTAATATTGGTACATGTGGTGCACTTCAAGGTGATATGGAAATTGGTGATATGATTGTTGCCACAGAGGTGAGACATTTTGATGTTGATGCAACAGAATTTGGCTATGAAATTGGTCAAGTTCCACAAATGCCAGCAGTATATAAGAGCGATGAAGAGTTACAAAAACTAGCTTCGGAGATAAGATTACCAGATCATAATATTCATTTTGGTTTAGTGGGTACATCGGATTCATTTATCTCTAATAAAGAGTTGAAAAAAGGAATATTAAAAAACTTTCCTAATATGCAAGTAGTTGAGATGGAAGCAGCAGCGATTGCTCAAACTTGTTACCAATTTGGAACAAAATTTATAGTTTGCCGTAGTGTAAGTGATAAAGCGGAAGAAGGAACGCGAGTTACCTTTGATGAATTCTTACAAATAGCGGCAGTAAACTCATCTATATTAACTACAGAACTAATTAAAAAACTTTAA
- the greA gene encoding transcription elongation factor GreA, which translates to MALEEKLEYQMTQEGYDKLVEELEYYKKVKRPEVIEKIKIARSFGDLSENSEYDAAKDEQGFIEQRILEMEQMIRYAVIIELDEKSSAIRLGNTVTYQELPDGLTETYKIVGSAEANPFEYKISNESPVAQALLGKEVGDVAKVSLPTGPEDSMDIKILAVE; encoded by the coding sequence ATGGCTTTAGAAGAAAAATTAGAATATCAAATGACCCAAGAAGGTTATGACAAACTTGTTGAAGAATTAGAATATTATAAAAAAGTAAAACGTCCAGAAGTAATTGAAAAAATTAAAATTGCACGTAGTTTCGGGGATTTATCTGAGAACTCTGAGTACGATGCAGCAAAAGATGAACAAGGATTTATCGAACAAAGAATCCTAGAAATGGAACAAATGATTCGTTATGCTGTTATTATCGAATTAGATGAAAAATCAAGTGCAATTCGTCTTGGTAACACAGTAACTTATCAAGAATTACCTGATGGTTTAACTGAAACTTATAAAATCGTAGGTAGTGCGGAAGCTAACCCATTTGAATACAAAATTTCAAATGAATCTCCAGTAGCACAAGCTTTATTAGGAAAAGAAGTAGGAGATGTTGCGAAAGTATCATTACCAACTGGACCTGAAGATTCAATGGATATCAAAATTCTAGCGGTAGAATAG
- the budA gene encoding acetolactate decarboxylase → MLYQYSTMAALMGGAFSGTTTVKKLLEHGDFGIGTFEGVDGEMIILNGEVYKTDSNGFSTLQPKEATSPFSNVTKFSTNFKKVTTTSFENLNNDISEYLNPNYFYAIKITGVFDKIDTRSPKKHEKPYPTLLEILETQSIFNYKNSKGTIVGFFSPEYTQGVGVGGFHLHYISDDRTQGGHIFNFDIKDATIEVSKPLNFTLELPQSEEYKDVNINLKTLHKEVHEAESSR, encoded by the coding sequence ATGTTATATCAATATAGCACTATGGCTGCACTAATGGGTGGAGCATTTAGTGGAACTACAACTGTAAAAAAATTACTAGAACATGGTGATTTTGGTATTGGTACTTTTGAAGGTGTTGATGGAGAAATGATTATACTAAATGGAGAAGTTTATAAAACTGATAGTAATGGATTCTCTACTTTACAGCCTAAAGAAGCAACTTCACCTTTTTCAAACGTTACTAAGTTTTCTACAAACTTTAAAAAAGTAACTACAACAAGTTTTGAAAATTTAAACAATGATATTAGTGAATATTTAAATCCAAATTATTTCTATGCAATAAAAATTACTGGTGTATTTGATAAAATTGATACTCGTTCACCTAAAAAACATGAAAAACCTTATCCTACTCTTCTAGAAATATTAGAAACACAAAGTATATTTAATTACAAAAATAGTAAAGGTACAATAGTTGGTTTCTTTTCTCCTGAATATACTCAAGGAGTTGGTGTAGGAGGATTCCATCTTCATTATATTAGTGATGATCGTACTCAAGGCGGACATATATTTAACTTCGATATTAAAGATGCTACAATTGAAGTATCTAAACCATTAAACTTCACACTAGAATTACCTCAAAGTGAAGAATATAAAGATGTAAATATTAATTTAAAAACATTACATAAAGAAGTTCATGAAGCTGAAAGTTCTCGCTAA
- the lpdA gene encoding dihydrolipoyl dehydrogenase has product MAVEVIMPKAGSEMEEGEIVQWFKQEGDEIKEGEVLLEIVTDKVNMEVEAEASGTLLKILHPAGSTVPVVQTIAWIGQPGEAVPGADGATAAAQEVVKEVAADVKVPETKAEEVLPKRERRGEYDVAVIGGGPAGYVAAIKAAQLGGKVALVENRELGGTCLNRGCIPTKTFLHNAEIINYIRSAKDRGIKLVNDAFTVDMEQTVAVKNKVSKTLSGGVAGLLKSYGVKVFNGVGSLTADKKIVVDEKETIDADNVILAGGSKVSRINIPGMDSDKVLTSDEFLDITEVPSRLAVIGGGVIGSELGQAFSTFGSKVTIVEMADRLIANMDKDASVALEKQFRKQGIEVLTSTKLLEIVDKGHEVVVKVEGKEDIVVDKVLLSIGRVPDNTCLGELADKFEMERGRVKVDEYMETSIKGIYAPGDINGVKMLAHAAFKMGEIAAENAMGHHKKVDLKATPAAIYTHPEIAMVGLTEDQAREKYDVKVGRFNFGANGRSLASNHGEGFVKVIMDTKYREILGIHIVGPVAAEIINEGSTLIQTEMTIDDVMDIIHGHPTYSEALYEAMADCIDMCIHAPKKKTK; this is encoded by the coding sequence ATGGCAGTAGAAGTTATTATGCCAAAAGCCGGAAGTGAAATGGAAGAAGGCGAAATCGTACAATGGTTTAAGCAAGAAGGTGACGAAATAAAAGAAGGTGAAGTCCTACTTGAAATCGTAACTGACAAAGTTAATATGGAAGTTGAAGCTGAAGCAAGTGGAACATTATTAAAAATTCTTCACCCAGCTGGATCTACAGTACCAGTAGTTCAAACAATTGCTTGGATTGGACAACCTGGTGAAGCAGTACCAGGAGCTGATGGAGCAACTGCAGCAGCTCAAGAAGTTGTTAAAGAAGTAGCAGCTGATGTTAAGGTACCTGAAACTAAAGCAGAAGAAGTATTACCAAAACGTGAACGTCGTGGAGAATATGACGTAGCAGTTATCGGTGGTGGTCCTGCTGGATATGTAGCAGCTATTAAAGCAGCTCAATTAGGAGGAAAAGTAGCATTAGTAGAAAACCGTGAACTTGGTGGAACATGTCTAAATCGTGGATGTATTCCAACAAAAACATTCTTACACAATGCTGAAATCATTAACTACATCCGTTCTGCAAAAGATCGTGGTATCAAACTTGTAAATGATGCATTTACAGTTGATATGGAACAAACTGTAGCAGTTAAAAACAAAGTATCTAAAACTCTATCTGGTGGGGTAGCTGGATTACTTAAATCTTACGGTGTTAAAGTATTTAACGGTGTAGGAAGTCTAACAGCTGATAAGAAAATCGTTGTTGATGAAAAAGAAACTATCGATGCTGATAACGTAATTTTAGCTGGTGGTTCTAAAGTAAGTAGAATTAACATTCCAGGAATGGATAGTGATAAAGTACTTACAAGTGATGAGTTCTTAGATATTACTGAAGTACCATCTCGTTTAGCAGTAATCGGAGGAGGAGTAATCGGTTCTGAATTAGGACAAGCATTCTCTACATTCGGTTCTAAAGTAACTATCGTTGAGATGGCTGATCGTCTAATTGCTAACATGGATAAAGATGCATCTGTAGCATTAGAAAAACAATTCAGAAAACAAGGTATCGAAGTTCTTACATCAACTAAATTATTAGAAATCGTTGACAAAGGTCATGAAGTAGTAGTTAAAGTTGAAGGAAAAGAAGATATCGTAGTTGATAAAGTATTACTATCTATCGGACGTGTTCCAGATAACACATGTCTTGGAGAATTAGCTGATAAATTCGAAATGGAACGTGGACGTGTTAAAGTTGACGAATACATGGAAACTTCTATTAAAGGAATTTACGCTCCTGGAGATATTAACGGAGTTAAAATGTTAGCTCATGCAGCATTCAAGATGGGAGAAATCGCAGCTGAAAATGCAATGGGTCACCACAAAAAAGTTGATCTTAAAGCTACTCCAGCAGCAATCTACACTCACCCTGAAATCGCAATGGTTGGTTTAACTGAAGACCAAGCTCGTGAAAAATATGATGTTAAAGTTGGTAGATTCAACTTTGGAGCTAACGGACGTTCATTAGCATCTAACCATGGAGAAGGATTCGTTAAAGTAATTATGGATACTAAATACAGAGAAATCTTAGGTATCCACATTGTAGGACCAGTTGCAGCTGAAATTATCAACGAAGGTTCAACATTAATCCAAACAGAAATGACAATTGATGATGTTATGGATATTATCCATGGTCACCCAACATACTCAGAGGCTTTATATGAAGCAATGGCTGACTGTATCGATATGTGTATCCATGCACCTAAGAAAAAAACTAAATAA
- a CDS encoding alpha-ketoacid dehydrogenase subunit beta yields MTKETKIMTVREAIKEAMTHEMREDENVFLMGEDVGIFGGDFGTTVGMLEEFGSERVIDTPISEAAICGAAAGAASVGMRPIVDVTFMDFVTIGMDAIVNQAAPMRYMLGGEVQVPVTYRCASGAGTGAAAQHCKALEAWFCHIPGLKVVAPGTAGDVYSILRAAIRDNNPVIYIEPKALFGRKGEVEVGKIGVIGKGDIKAEGTDVTLVSWGRMLERSLKAAEELKEEGISVEVVDPITLVPLDTDLIVKSVQKTGKLVVCHDSFKTGGFGGEIVARIAESDAFDFLDSPIYRVAGADTHIPSAKNLEKLVVPDVEDIKETIKKAVNKK; encoded by the coding sequence ATGACTAAAGAAACAAAAATTATGACAGTTCGTGAAGCCATAAAAGAAGCTATGACTCACGAAATGCGTGAAGATGAAAATGTATTTTTAATGGGTGAAGATGTTGGTATCTTCGGTGGTGACTTCGGTACTACAGTAGGAATGTTAGAAGAATTCGGTTCTGAACGTGTTATCGATACACCAATCAGTGAAGCTGCTATTTGTGGTGCTGCTGCAGGTGCTGCTTCAGTTGGTATGCGTCCAATCGTAGACGTAACATTTATGGACTTCGTAACAATTGGTATGGATGCTATCGTTAACCAAGCAGCGCCAATGCGTTATATGCTAGGAGGAGAAGTACAAGTACCAGTTACTTATCGTTGTGCATCTGGTGCAGGTACAGGGGCTGCAGCTCAACACTGTAAAGCTCTAGAAGCTTGGTTCTGTCACATTCCTGGTCTTAAAGTAGTAGCGCCAGGTACAGCAGGAGATGTTTACTCAATTTTAAGAGCTGCAATTAGAGATAACAACCCTGTTATCTACATCGAACCAAAAGCGTTATTCGGACGTAAAGGTGAAGTAGAAGTAGGTAAAATTGGTGTAATCGGAAAAGGTGACATCAAAGCAGAAGGTACTGATGTAACATTAGTATCATGGGGAAGAATGTTAGAGCGTAGCTTAAAAGCTGCTGAAGAGTTAAAAGAAGAAGGAATTTCAGTAGAAGTAGTTGACCCAATTACATTAGTACCATTAGATACAGACTTAATCGTTAAATCTGTACAAAAAACAGGAAAATTAGTTGTATGTCATGACTCATTCAAAACTGGTGGATTCGGTGGAGAAATCGTTGCTCGTATCGCAGAAAGTGATGCTTTTGATTTCTTAGATAGCCCAATTTACCGTGTTGCAGGAGCTGACACACACATTCCATCAGCTAAAAACTTAGAAAAATTAGTTGTGCCTGATGTAGAAGACATCAAAGAAACAATTAAAAAAGCTGTAAATAAAAAATAA
- a CDS encoding peptidase U32 family protein: MAIPNISEIRDGKRVITKKPELLLPAGNLEKLKIAIHYGADAVFLGGQEFGLRSNADNFTIEEIKEGCEFAAKYGADIYVTANIIAHDENFEGLDEFLMALQDAGVRGIIVADPYIIERCKAVAPKVEVHISTQQSISNYKEVRYWESEGVHRVVLARETGYEEIKEIREKTDVEIEMFVHGAMCIAYSGRCTLSNYMTARDSNRGGCCQSCRWNYDLYEEGTDEDTKLFDEGANPYAMSPKDLTLIEAVPEIIELGIDSLKVEGRMKSIHYVATVASVYRKLIDDYCADPDNFEMTPEYKLELYKCANRDTAMSFFYEIPKYSEQMFGNEGGKKTNYDFVGQVLHYDEETQIATIQQRNFFKTGQEVEFFGPEIDTFRQVIGEIYDEDGELLDAARHPLQIIRTKLDSRVFKSNMMRKEMGR; this comes from the coding sequence ATGGCAATACCAAATATTTCAGAAATTAGAGACGGCAAGAGAGTAATAACAAAAAAACCAGAACTACTGCTTCCAGCAGGAAACTTAGAAAAATTAAAAATAGCTATTCACTACGGAGCAGACGCTGTGTTCTTAGGTGGACAGGAGTTTGGACTTCGTAGTAATGCAGATAACTTTACGATTGAAGAAATAAAAGAAGGTTGTGAATTTGCTGCAAAATATGGAGCTGATATTTATGTAACAGCGAATATTATCGCGCACGATGAAAACTTTGAGGGATTAGATGAATTTTTAATGGCACTTCAAGATGCAGGTGTTAGAGGAATAATCGTTGCAGATCCATATATTATCGAAAGATGTAAAGCAGTTGCTCCGAAAGTAGAGGTACATATCAGTACACAACAATCTATCTCAAACTATAAAGAAGTTAGATATTGGGAAAGTGAAGGAGTACACCGTGTTGTATTAGCACGTGAAACAGGATATGAAGAAATAAAAGAAATTCGTGAAAAAACAGATGTTGAGATTGAGATGTTTGTACACGGAGCAATGTGTATAGCATATTCAGGACGTTGTACTTTAAGTAACTACATGACGGCACGTGATAGTAACCGTGGAGGTTGTTGTCAATCATGTCGTTGGAACTATGACCTTTATGAAGAAGGAACTGATGAAGATACTAAGTTATTCGATGAAGGTGCAAATCCATATGCGATGAGTCCTAAAGATTTAACTTTAATTGAAGCAGTACCGGAAATTATTGAGTTGGGTATAGATTCATTAAAAGTTGAAGGGCGAATGAAATCTATTCACTATGTTGCGACAGTTGCAAGTGTGTATAGAAAACTAATTGACGATTATTGTGCAGATCCAGATAACTTTGAGATGACGCCAGAATATAAATTAGAATTATATAAATGTGCTAACCGAGATACAGCGATGTCATTCTTCTATGAAATACCTAAGTATTCTGAACAGATGTTTGGAAATGAGGGTGGTAAGAAAACAAATTATGATTTCGTTGGACAAGTTCTTCACTATGATGAAGAAACTCAAATCGCAACAATTCAACAACGTAACTTCTTTAAAACAGGTCAAGAAGTTGAATTTTTTGGACCTGAGATTGATACTTTTAGACAGGTTATCGGGGAAATTTATGATGAAGATGGTGAATTGTTAGATGCAGCAAGACATCCACTTCAAATTATTAGAACAAAATTAGACTCTAGAGTATTTAAAAGCAATATGATGCGAAAGGAAATGGGACGATAA
- a CDS encoding thiamine pyrophosphate-dependent dehydrogenase E1 component subunit alpha, whose product MVKTSKDLTKQEHLEMYELMHLIRDFDMELSKLYSRGLVHGMTHYSVGEEAANVGAIYPLRKEDLMFSNHRGHGQTIAKGIEIDRMMAEILGKETGQCKGRGGSMHVYDLEQGNMGCNGIVGGGHGLSTGAALAQKMKKTGNIVICCMGDGATNEGSFHECLNMASNWDLPLIFYVINNKYGISMAQERCMRVEKITERAASYRIKGIHVEDGNDVLAVYDAMQEAIEHTRSGKGPVLVEAVSYRWFGHSASDAGKYRSREEVAEWKLKDPNVKYKNYLLENGIATEEELKEIEDRSKATIDDAVEFAKESPFADGSIAFQDNYAD is encoded by the coding sequence ATGGTAAAAACATCAAAAGATTTAACTAAACAAGAGCATTTAGAAATGTATGAACTAATGCACCTTATTAGAGATTTTGATATGGAGTTAAGTAAACTATACTCTCGTGGTCTAGTTCACGGTATGACTCACTATTCAGTAGGAGAGGAAGCTGCTAACGTTGGAGCTATTTATCCGTTAAGAAAAGAAGACTTAATGTTTTCTAACCACCGTGGTCACGGTCAAACAATTGCTAAAGGTATTGAAATTGACCGTATGATGGCTGAAATCCTTGGTAAAGAAACAGGTCAATGTAAAGGACGTGGAGGAAGTATGCACGTTTATGACCTTGAACAAGGAAACATGGGATGTAACGGTATCGTTGGTGGAGGACACGGTCTAAGTACTGGTGCCGCTCTAGCTCAAAAAATGAAAAAAACTGGTAATATTGTAATTTGCTGTATGGGTGATGGAGCTACTAACGAAGGAAGCTTCCACGAATGTTTAAATATGGCATCTAACTGGGATTTACCACTTATTTTCTACGTGATTAACAATAAATATGGTATCTCAATGGCTCAAGAAAGATGTATGCGTGTTGAAAAAATTACTGAACGTGCTGCTTCATACAGAATCAAAGGAATCCATGTTGAGGATGGTAACGATGTGTTAGCTGTATATGATGCAATGCAAGAAGCTATTGAACACACTAGAAGTGGAAAAGGTCCTGTTTTAGTTGAAGCAGTATCTTATAGATGGTTTGGACACTCAGCTTCAGATGCTGGTAAATACCGTAGTCGTGAAGAAGTAGCAGAATGGAAACTTAAAGATCCTAACGTAAAATATAAAAACTACTTATTAGAAAATGGAATTGCTACAGAAGAAGAATTAAAAGAAATCGAAGATAGATCAAAAGCAACTATCGATGATGCTGTAGAATTTGCTAAAGAATCACCATTTGCTGATGGTTCAATTGCATTCCAAGATAACTACGCTGACTAA